Proteins from a single region of Oryza brachyantha chromosome 6, ObraRS2, whole genome shotgun sequence:
- the LOC102704813 gene encoding zealexin A1 synthase-like, whose product MDTVAFYCLLALLPLLYCFVALFHGSRDSGLRLPPGPWRLPLVGSLHHLLGALPHRALRDLARRHGPVMLLRFGEAPVVIASSADAAREVLKTHDGVFSTRPLSAVVRAFTKHGAGITFAPYGEHWRQMRKICRLELLSPARILTFRAVREEEAARLVKTIASSSSSASSSPAVAPALVNLSELLGNYVTDTTVHIIMGERFRERDALLRYVDEAVRLAGSLTLADLFPSSRLARALSSATLRATDKFIDSLMEFMDCVIREHLEKRSCQGEREDDIIDVLLRLQAEGTLHFELTTGIIKAVIFVSSCHVFLSISLSIHDLFSGGSETATTTLQWAMAELMRNPNVMSRAQAEVREAYREKMKVTEEGLNNLAYLHCIVKETLRLHIPGPLGLPRECQEQCQILAYDIPKGATVFINIWAICRDSEYWDESEKFIPERFEGSTIEYKGNNFEFLPFGAGRRICPGMQFGLANIELALANLLFYFDWSLPEGVLLEDMDMTETMGITARRKEDLSVQATPCAQIP is encoded by the exons ATGGACACCGTCGCGTTCTACTGTTTGCtagctcttcttcctcttctgtACTGCTTCGTCGCCCTCTTCCATGGCTCACGGGACAGCGGTCTGCGGCTCCCTCCTGGGCCGTGGCGGCTCCCTCTCGTCGGCAGCCTCCACCACCTTCTCGGCGCGCTGCCGCACCGCGCCCTGCGCGACCTTGCTCGCCGTCATGGCCCCGTGATGCTGCTCAGGTTCGGCGAGGCCCCGGTGGTAATCGCCTCCAGCGCCGACGCGGCGAGGGAGGTGCTGAAGACGCACGACGGCGTCTTCTCCACGCGGCCGCTGAGCGCGGTGGTGAGGGCCTTCACCAAGCACGGCGCCGGGATCACGTTCGCGCCCTACGGCGAGCACTGGCGGCAGATGCGGAAGATCTGCCGCCTCGAGCTGCTCAGCCCCGCGCGCATCCTGACGTTCCGCGCCGtccgcgaggaggaggcggcgcggctggTCAAGACCatcgcctcgtcgtcgtcgtcggcgtcgtcgtcaccggcggtggcgccggcgctcgTGAACCTGAGCGAGCTGCTCGGCAACTACGTGACGGACACGACGGTGCACATCATCATGGGCGAGCGGTTCAGGGAGCGCGATGCCCTGCTCCGGTACGTCGACGAGGCCGTGCGGCTCGCCGGCAGCCTCACCTTGGCCGACCTGTTCCCGTCGTCAAGGCTGGCCCGCGCGCTGAGCAGCGCGACCCTGCGCGCCACAGACAAGTTCATCGACTCCCTCATGGAGTTCATGGACTGCGTCATCAGAGAGCACCTCGAGAAGAGGTCGTGCCAGGGAGAACGCGAGGATGACATCATCGAcgtcctcctccggctccAGGCGGAAGGCACCCTGCACTTCGAGCTCACCACAGGCATAATCAAAGCAGTCATTTTTGTAAGCTCATGTCATGTGTTTTTGTCAATTTCTCTATcaattcat GATCTTTTCTCCGGTGGGAGCGAGACGGCGACGACAACACTGCAATGGGCCATGGCGGAGCTCATGAGGAACCCAAATGTGATGTCTAGGGCACAAGCAGAGGTCAGGGAAGCCTACAGGGAGAAAATGAAAGTAACCGAGGAGGGCCTGAATAACTTGGCATATCTACACTGTATCGTTAAGGAAACCCTAAGGCTCCACATTCCGGGGCCATTGGGTCTACCAAGGGAGTGCCAAGAGCAATGCCAAATACTTGCCTATGACATACCAAAGGGGGCAACCGTCTTCATAAATATATGGGCGATATGTAGGGACTCTGAGTATTGGGATGAATCCGAGAAGTTCATACCAGAGAGGTTCGAGGGGAGTACAATAGAATACAAAGGTAACAACTTTGAGTTCTTACCGTTTGGCGCGGGGCGAAGAATTTGCCCTGGGATGCAATTTGGGCTTGCTAATATTGAGCTAGCTCTCGCCAATCTTCTGTTCTATTTCGATTGGAGTCTCCCGGAAGGTGTTCTCCTGGAAGACATGGACATGACAGAAACCATGGGGATCACTGCTAGGAGGAAGGAGGATCTTTCTGTGCAAGCTACTCCATGTGCACAAATCCCCTAG
- the LOC102712915 gene encoding desmethyl-deoxy-podophyllotoxin synthase-like: MDSLIFFCILALLPFLYLVKSYILSSVNSTIQLPPGPWQIPIIGSLHHLRGALPHRAIRELSRRYGPVMFLKFGEVPVIVASSREAAMEVMKTHDIIFATRPVSPTMRVFNEKGQGLIFRPYGSHWRQLRKLCIVELLSARRVELFRPVREEEAARLVQSISSSVGSLVDLNEQLAAYVTDTTVRTVMGDRFMDQDAFLHILDEGVQLMAGFSLANLFPSSRLAHALCPMVRRALAHREAVHKFMIGIINEHIDRRSLEGGCDHEAIIDVLLRIHREGDLHNPLSMDTVKGVVLDLFSAGSETAATTLQWAMAELIKNPTVLSKAQAEVCAVFSGPGKVAEEGIEKLQYLHSVVDETLRLHPPVPLLVPRECQEQCRLLGYDVPKGATVIVNAWAISTDPEYWDEPEEFMPERFQGGKIDFKGNNFEFIPFGAGRRICPGMSFGIASIELALANLLFYFDWSLPEGVNCSELDMTEATGITVRRKSRLWLKATPRVPLYC; the protein is encoded by the exons ATGGACAGCCTTATCTTCTTCTGCATCCTCgctcttcttcctttcttgTACCTGGTAAAGTCATACATCTTATCCTCTGTCAACAGTACGATTCAGCTCCCCCCAGGTCCATGGCAGATCCCCATCATTGGCAGCCTCCACCATCTGCGTGGAGCCCTTCCTCACCGTGCCATCCGCGAGTTGTCACGGCGCTATGGCCCCGTCATGTTCCTCAAGTTTGGTGAGGTGCCTGTTATTGTTGCCTCATCGCGTGAGGCTGCCATGGAGGTCATGAAAACCCATGATATTATTTTTGCGACGAGGCCAGTTAGCCCGACCATGAGAGTCTTCAACGAGAAAGGCCAGGGTTTGATCTTCCGCCCTTATGGCAGCCATTGGCGACAGCTCCGCAAGCTCTGCATCGTCGAGCTGCTGAGTGCAAGGCGTGTGGAGCTGTTCAGGCCTGTCCGTGAAGAGGAGGCTGCGCGCCTTGTCCAGTCCATCTCTTCATCAGTGGGGTCACTTGTGGATCTCAATGAGCAACTAGCTGCCTATGTCACTGACACAACAGTGCGCACTGTCATGGGTGACAGGTTCATGGACCAGGATGCTTTCCTCCACATTCTAGATGAAGGTGTTCAGCTTATGGCAGGCTTTAGCCTGGCAAACCTCTTCCCATCTTCTCGCCTTGCACACGCACTGTGCCCCATGGTACGTAGGGCGCTGGCACACCGGGAGGCAGTCCACAAGTTCATGATTGGCATCATCAATGAACACATAGACAGACGGTCTTTAGAGGGAGGATGTGATCATGAGGCCATAATTGATGTGCTTCTTAGAATCCACAGAGAAGGTGACCTTCATAACCCACTCAGCATGGACACAGTCAAAGGTGTGGTTCTG GATCTTTTTTCTGCAGGGAGTGagacagcagcaacaacactACAGTGGGCAATGGCAGAGCTGATCAAGAACCCAACAGTGTTGTCGAAAGCACAGGCTGAAGTCTGTGCGGTCTTTTCGGGGCCAGGGAAGGTAGCTGAGGAAGGTATTGAAAAGCTTCAATACCTGCATAGCGTTGTTGATGAGACCTTGAGGCTGCACCCACCTGTACCGCTGTTGGTTCCAAGGGAATGCCAAGAACAATGCCGACTCCTCGGTTATGATGTGCCAAAGGGTGCAACGGTAATTGTCAATGCCTGGGCTATCTCAACGGACCCAGAGTATTGGGATGAACCTGAAGAATTCATGCCAGAGAGATTTCAAGGAGGCAAGATAGATTTCAAGGGGAATAACTTTGAGTTCATCCCATTTGGCGCTGGTCGGCGAATATGCCCAGGCATGTCATTTGGCATTGCCAGTATTGAGCTAGCTCTTGCAAACCTATTGTTCTACTTTGATTGGAGCCTACCAGAGGGTGTCAATTGCAGCGAGCTAGATATGACTGAAGCAACGGGAATCACTGTTAGGAGGAAGTCACGTCTCTGGCTCAAAGCTACTCCTCGTGTACCTTTGTACTGCTGA